A portion of the Toxoplasma gondii ME49 chromosome VIIb, whole genome shotgun sequence genome contains these proteins:
- a CDS encoding hypothetical protein (encoded by transcript TGME49_260860~Predicted trans-membrane domain (TMHMM2.0):70-93:138-161:173-196), with the protein MHAPPTTQGEENAPEKKEESKKKGSVSLRETTRVTIWGKICLIEEKFREETPSALCGVSSRGNCAACVSSFWGNANLSPFFFALLLLAVFFIFRTLQQAFTLGSAPHSSFFCVSGELLQLVDATTSFVFHPSPRIHNHLFLFTFLLLFAASLSSRFLLLSGPPLRVLPSATVRLLPGNLLPVVCLHLPSLLIRSFFFFSSPFSLLLSPL; encoded by the coding sequence atgcatgctccGCCCACAACGCAAGGGGAGGAAAATGCcccggagaagaaagaggagagtaAAAAGAAAGGTAGTGTGTCTCTTAGAGAAACGACTCGCGTGACAATTTGGGGAAAAATCTGCCTTATCGAAGAAAAATttcgagaggagacaccgtcCGCGCTCTGCGGTGTCTCGTCTCGTGGAAATtgtgctgcatgcgtttcgtcCTTCTGGGGCAATGCGAATTTGAgtcctttcttttttgcccttcttcttctcgcggtgTTCTTCATCTTCAGAACTCTTCAACAGGCCTTCACACTTGGATCCGCTCCTcactcctcttttttctgcgtctcaggGGAACTCCTTCAGCTGGTGGACGCGACAACGAGTTTCGTCTTCCATCCTTCTCCACGCATTCACAATcacctgtttctcttcacttttttACTCCTTTTTGCCGCgagcctttcctctcgctttcttctcctttctgggcctcctcttcgcgtccttccttctgccacggttcgtctgcttcccgGGAACCTTTTACCTGTCGTTtgtcttcatctcccttccctcctgattcgttctttttttttcttttcttctcctttctctctcctgctttcccCCCTGTAG
- a CDS encoding mitochondrial import inner membrane translocase subunit TIM10, putative (encoded by transcript TGME49_260850), protein MGASFSSRLGSSPSSSSPSSSGSSSLYASDRITPQVAALAELQGFADTVSRCIGACYTRCLHKHAEVALDVSEMSCTDRCVAKYFHVHALVGESMKALASGPPGEN, encoded by the coding sequence ATGGGGGcatccttctcctctcggctcggttcttctccttcttcttcttctccctcttcttctggttcttcttctctgtacGCCTCCGACAGAATCACCCCACAAGTTGCTGCTCTCGCGGAGCTGCAAGGTTTTGCAGACactgtctctcgctgcatcGGTGCCTGCTATACGCGCTGTCTCCACAAGCATGCAGAAGTCGCGCTGGACGTCTCTGAAATGAGCTGCACGGATCGCTGCGTCGCGAAGTACTTCCACGTTCACGCACTCGTAGGCGAGTCGATGAAGGCTCTCGCTTCCGGACCCCCCGGAGAAAACTAG